Below is a genomic region from Osmia bicornis bicornis chromosome 3, iOsmBic2.1, whole genome shotgun sequence.
AAAGTtttgaaaaatgcaaatatttattgttaaagTTTACTTGAATTATATAAATGTATAAGAGTGTAAGATTATCAAGCTAACACCCTAAAGGGTCTATTTCTAAATTTGATTCCTAATTAGATATTTAGAACACATTGTCCTGTACGATCGAAAGAATGGTATGCGCGACACAAGGTTGAAGGTAAGGCGTAAAAAAACATCGGTGAAACGGATGCAACGCGGATCTGAATTGGAACAGGCGACCTGCTAGGCACGGGCGGGCTGCGAGGCGTTAAGCGTCGCTCGTGTGTCGCCGACTGTGTTAATGCTGATAAGCGGAGATACAGCCACGCGCCTAGGCCGCAGAGAATGTTTGGCGTGTCCTGTGCCCCGCCCTTGGGGTTGGCGGGAGCAATAGACCCGACGGCGTAGACAATGCCCCTATAAAAGCACCTTCGAGCCAGCTCGATGTCAGCACATCCACTTCAGCCATCGAAGCAACGCTTCCAGCAGTTCGCCAACACTCGAAACCCTTCAGCAATCATCTGAACCATGTGCACCCTCGTAGCGGTCCTCCTCGCGGCAATGATCTCGGCGGTAGCAGCAGCACCATCCGGTCTATTGGCCCCGGGTGCTGCGCTGGCTGGACCTATCTTGGGACCTGCTGCACTTAGCGGACCGATTCTTGGACCCTCAGCCCTTGCCGGACCGGTGGTCGGACCTGCTCGCCTCTCCGGAGCGGTCGATGGTGGCGCTGTGGTGACTGGAGCCGTGGCTGGTCCATCGGTCGTTTCCGGTAGCGTCTCTGGACACGGTGGCTGGCCCGGCCTCGCCGCACCCGGATGGGGTCACGCAGGATGGGGTAAGCGATTGTATAAATTCGTAGGCTTCTGTTGCAGATAAGTGGACGTATGAATAGCTTGTTATCTTTGATTGGACTTTGTTAAATCGTGTCGacgttttatttattcctAGACGGAAATAACCGTGTCTAATTCAGGAACATATCGCAATGATTTTCACAATGGTCGATAAATTGAACCATGCTtggtttaatttttattttagcgACGCTTGTCGGTTGTCCGGACTGTGTTGGCATTTGCAGCATATGTAAATTGTGAGATTATAACACATCGATGCGGTTTGTTTTTAGGAGCAGTATTGTCCGGTCCAGTGTCACCTGCTGCAGCTTTAGCTGGTCCCATCACCGCCCCAGCGCTTATTGCCGGACCATCCGGCAGCATAGCGGCTGGAGCAGCTGGAGTCGGTGGCATTGTCCGTGCGCACGGACACTGGTAATTCACCCTATGCTGGACCTCCATCACCAACGACATCTTCGACTGATCTCCGATGCCTGCCATTTTTGAAACCGACCGCGCCACGATCTCCCTCATTTACCGCTAGTACCTCCATCATTATATCTCTTATATGTATTCTGTGTACATAACAATGTTTCATATATgatatattatgttataataaaCGCATGCCACTTTGGAGAggaattgaataattttgttcatAGAAGTTATGCGATCTACCCCTTCAACCCTTACGCATTATTTCGAATGATAGTTAAATACTAATATTTCacagaattattttcaaatttcaaacattttcaaTATCAACGATTTTAGGAAATGGATGGTTGCGAATTTAATCGTAAGCTTCAACGTCCCTTCTGTAAATTGCAGTTGCAGTCGAACAATTATTTAAACCGTATACAAAgcttaattattattaccaaGTGAATAATGCAGCAATTACGGGGAAATGTTGCACTGCAAATTTCAATTACTGGTAAACAAGTTAGCTTAATGCGGCCGCAAAGTTGTCGGGTATAGAAGATTAAATACCGTAGCAGGTAGAATAGTGTTTCACAAAGTTTCGAGCATGGAAATGTCCTAACGGTGTTATTGCGATTGTTGAGTACACCAACCACTCGAATTTCAGAATTATCTTTATTTGCTCTGTAATGGACAGGTTCGATGGATAAACCCTATTTGTCTAAGCGACAAATGACCCAagagtaataaaaatagatcTTTGAAAAGTATTAAACTGGATAGGAAAAAGGATTAAAGCTACACCCTCGGTGTTGCAGCAATTTCCCAACGAACAAGTCAGAGAGTAGACACGTAACCCGTTGGCGGGACCGTGTCAACGTTGGTTCCCGATTAAAGTGGCATAGATCGGAGGGCTATTGTTCTAGTCGGGATATTATCGTCCGCAAGGCCGTCGGGCACAGTGACGTCGACCGTTCCCCATTTCACGAGCCATTGTATTGTCGTCGTTGTACACGGTGGGACGATACCTGTCCACCTTCGCCGGTAATTGTAGGAAATTGCTTCAACACCGCTCCAATCAGCCGAGTATTCTCTCTGTCTGTCAGAGGGTCGACTAAACAGAGCCAACTGTGATATCCGAGCATTTCCATCGCAGCTTTGTTCACGGCTTTCTCCAGCACCACTTCGCATAGTTCGCGTACACCCCCTTTAATCTCCGTTTTCAATCGTGTTCGCCCCGGTGGGAAATGCACCGGCAAAGATGCACCACGGAACCCTTTTCGTAGCCCCGTGTTCCGTTCGGATCCCGAAGGACTCCCGTAGGAAATTATTAGCGCCATGCCAGCTTGCATTACCATTTCAAAGGGACACTCGGCTCGTCCCGGTGGTTCGTGGTTCCTAGACGCACAGCAACAAGTACGACCAGTCGTTAAATCGGACGCTTTCCAACCGTGCAACTGCTGAAGCGACCACCATTAAACGGAAACGCGGAGCACTGGTTGCGTGCCGAATATGAAATTCAAGTAGATGAATAACGTAGCACGCTTCGATGCCTTTTATCCCTGTTACTATTACAGCAAATATTTGCACGTATCTCTTGGACGCTTAATTAACGTCTTATAGATGGAATTAAAATTGTTCGAGTTTTCGAAACTGTTCGTAGCTTTTGTAATTCTGACGATTGTGACAGGGTATCTTCAAAGGGTAGCTTCATTTAACGattcagaaattttcaaagcaATTCATTGAATTATTTTGGAACTTACGTGTAGCGAGGCGAATGAAATTTCTAGCTGTTCTTCAATAATCACATAGAGATACTCGTCATTCATTAACTACACTTATCAGTAATGTATATTTAGAATTACtaagaattttgaaatatattatcGTTTGAAATGAATGAAATCAAGGCAAGGAACGCAACGAATCCTTTACCCGCGTGCCGGCACCGCACATCCGCGATACTACGTCGCGTCTTTTCGTCCTGCCGTTTAATACCTCACGCATACACGTACAGGAGAAATCCTTCCATATGGAAATAGATGGTGTGACATTTCCTCGTGCAAAAAACGACAAGAAAGCGGGATATTCAGGGTCAGAACGGTGTATAAAAGCAGATATCACGGGGTTAATTGGCAGTCTCGCAATTAGCCTGATAAAAGGTAATAGCCGAGGAACAAAGCAGCAATCATGAAATTCTTGGtaagattttcaattttatttttattttattcttgtaGCATAAAAgaagatttgaaattttccaatATTTCCATGTAGGTAGTCCTCTTAGCGATCGCTTCGGTCTGCGCAGCAGCTCCCAGTGCAATTTTGAGCCCGTTACTGGGTGGAGTGGGTGTCGTTGGGCCTCATGTTGGACCAGCGGTGGTCGCTGGTCCTGCAACTGGAGCCGTCCAGGTAGCTGGACCAGTGGCTGGTCCAGCAGTGGTCACTGGAGCGGTAGCTGGTCCATCAGCTGTCGTTGGATCGGTTGCTGGACCCACTCTCGTCTCTGAACCCGGTCTTGGCAGCGTCGTCGTTGGTACGTCTTCAATTACCCCTTTACTTTAAGACTCCAAAAcaatatatgaataaataaattttgcagGTAACTCCCTGGTTTCCCCAGCACTAGCTGCACCCGCAGTGTTAGCCGGCGCAGCAGGCACAGTCGTTGCTGGACCAGCAACTTCAGCGATCGTCGCTGGTCCTGTTACCAAAACAGCGGTGATCGGTGCCTCTTCTTCTGCAGTCGTCACTGGAGGCGGTCACTGGTAGTGACATATGAAAACGAGCCTTGAAATCAACCATATACCTCGTGGCTAATCGAACACTGTAATAAGGGCGACTTTATACTTTTATTCTAGTTGTATTCTGTTACTGTCTATGCATACCGGAACTATGTACGCTTATATAAACGAATAAAGGGAATTGTACTGAGAAGATAATTTTCACAGCATAtcttcaaaaatttctaagtCTTTTCAACCGCAAGTTCCCTAAAGATCCATTAAAAGCGTACGCTTCATACATCAGGAATCAGCGTCGAAACAGCGTCGGTGGGTTAACGATATACCCACACGAAAAGGCACGTACGAACAATTTTGCAATTGTAGAACGCGCTTAGACAACTCCTCGTCCCTATCTGGCATCCTCTTCATGAATATTTCAATGCACACCTCCGTCGGGGAACAAGTGCAAGAGGAAATGAAACGCACCTGTGGTGCATCGGGTTTCGACGATGCCTACGCGAAAAATCGACGAGATGACGAAACCGGTGGAACAATGCATACCGCGCGAGTTCCATTCGATTATGCAGTCACGATCGGTTCACTGTCAAGTACGGCGTTTGACAAGTAGTCGATCAACTACCCAGATCGTCCGTTCCTTTCtcgtttccctttttcctttttatttcctCGACTGGAACTGCTACCGTGCTCATGGTTACGAGAGTGGAACGGATTTTCTCTTCAAGGATCTGTAACGGTCCTTCGCGAGCACGCGACCGATTTATGGGACTTCGAGATGTCAAGCACGATAATCAGTATCAGCAACGAGCCGTATCAGCCGCGTGACATTATCACCCTGATAAAATCGTGAAAATATTTCAGGCTATCGTTGGAGCGAgagttttgaaaaaataatgcTTTCAGAATATCATGCGTGAAGAGTGTATAAGGAAAAATGTACCAAGGAATGCATAGTTTAAGTACAAAGGACGAAAGAATGGAATCACGAGCGTAATAGACattcaattgaatttttaattctattgTTTATTCCTGTTTAATACATCGAGGTTTGGATTTCAAAGAATCGTGACACGCATGTCTGAGCTTGAATACACGATTCAATAATGAAGATTCCAATAAATATTGATAGAATTTATATACACATGATCCATTGATCGAGAATATCGAATATTGTGAAAATATGTGAGTTAGCATATGAATAAAGGAATAATTGTTTAGTggaatttcatcaaatttcCATGTTACACGATTTAATTCGTTCTAAATTCTCTATAACAAGTATTATTGACGCTTGAAAATTGTTGTGACAAAAATATCATAGttcaataaaatatgatttattaGCGTTAGAATAGCTCTTCCATCTAGCACGATTTCATCGATTCTAAATTCTCCGTTCGCGGCTAAAGGTGGGCTCGATAATCAGGCCACAGGCCACAGGCCACGCAACAATTTCGATGATCGAcgattttccattttccatcGTTCGCGCGACCCTTCGCTAACCTGCCGGgtcattttattattccattaCCTCGCCATTTCCGTGTCGAAGCGGAAGTAAAATTCGGCCAGTAGCAGGCCGAATTCGTAACCGGTCGCAGACGGTTTACGTGATCCTCGTTGGAATTCACATCCAGGGACCACTGGATCATCGGAGTTCCCGAGGGTTTTCCTAGGGAAAACGCCATCGAGAGTCGATGCCGAAGCGAGAGATATTGAAAAGTTCGCTTCTTTGTGACGAGCTCGAGGCTGGTCTCCCCTTTTGAAGAATACACGTTCGATTCGCGCTCACTCTTTTCAATGCACCTACCGCTCTTTGTATCAAAGACTATCGATTATCGAGAACTTTCTATCGCCATCTCGTTTCCGTTTCATCGATTCCACCGGGCTTCTGTTTTCTCGAACCGATCGCATCCGCTCGTTGTTCGATTCTTCTGGAGGGAAACGCGGGATAACGGATAGATTATTAGACGCGAATCACGGATTAATATTTCCACGAACGGGGGACTAGGTCGAGTGAAAATTATTCAGGAATCTTGGCTcgaattgaaatatttcgatcTTTTGTATCTACTTGGAACGTTTCACCGAGACGATTGGGAAAAGGTACACGGACGCGgaacatacatatgtatatgccAGCCATCTTTAAACTTACACTTTTACGATCGATGATGTCGggtggaaaaatattttctgctTTTCACGATGTAACGCTGCATCCGAGTAATTCGATACGAATGAATTTTTCAGCAAAGGCGACGGTAAGTTTGTTTGCTTCAAATATTTCAGCCGTTTTTACAGAGTATGAAAGAATAATATTTACTGGAGTCATATGCTAGCAATATATTCTTTATGGCTAcactatatatttcatacacCTTTTAATCAATTCCCTAACATATGTAGTTAAGAGTTAGAGGTAATTTTTCTTGTTCAACACGGGTATGTCAGGTAACAACGATTACAATAGAAACCGTAATTAGGCGGTCGAAACAATTAACGCGTTAGCGTTGGCAGTGGCCGAACGGATCACATTAACAGACGGATCTTGGTAAACGTGCATGCGAGTGGAGAATTAAATGCAAATAGTTGAGCATGCAGTGTTCTGCGAGGTCCATGTTCGTACACATCATAGTCGATATTGCGTGTAACCACGaaatgttttcatttttcattttccatctGCATCCACCGTTCAAAGGGCTAAATAGtgtttaattaacacgttcgatTTACGTTTGTGTTTCCAATTAAGCAGTGAACGGTAATTGCGTTTAAAGGAACGTTCGTGTTTTGCAATCCATTTAGGTTTGTTATTTCTTAATATATCAAAGATGAATTATTTTGtcaaattcatatttttttaaaggaacTGTATGTACCTCATCATCAAGTGTTTTCACGTTGAATGCTCCAACTTTCCAGCAAAGAAGAGGAGAATTCAGGCCGAGACATTCGAGTCTCGAGTTTCTCCGATTATTCTGTCGCCGGGGAAGCTCTACCCCCTAAGTTTCGGGGAGAGTATAGCGTTTCGTGACAGTTTGGACCGAGACTTGGCTGTAAATTCGAGCAGCCGACGCGAAGCTCGCCGTTTCCAACTTGACAAATCCGCCGCGCGCAATTACATCGTTCCAGGCGGGCGGATTCAAAGGACGAATTACAGCGGGGGTCATCGTGGAAATCAGTGGGACAGGGGTGAAAAAAATGCTTGGTTAGACGAGCGGCCGAATAAAAGGCTGACACGAATGCGACAGTCCTCGCCTGTTTTATTTCGCTTTGCATCCGTTGAACGATCGACGCTCGTTTGTACTTTTACGCTGCTGATCCTTTTGGGAAAACCGACGTTATTGCGAATCCTTTTTTGACACTCTTCCGCCATCGTAAATCcatcccttttctttttcataccTTTTTCAAACGTTATTACAggaataaaattgattttattttcaagcTACAATGTATCTCGGTTCAGCGTTAGATGTTTAACTGCGCTGgttgtttgaaatttcaattcttcGCACGTAACATAACGAAGGATACATTTCGCGAACGACatttaatcaaataattttacGTCCAGGCTTGATGAGAAATTTAAAGTTTCCAATAGAAACTCGTGTCGAAGTTGCAAAGTCATAAATCAAAAACTTCGTTTCACTCCATAGTTTCGTTTCCTTCTTGCCTGTTACTCGAATATTAAACCAAAGATGATGCTTGCTCGGTGAACCGAACTTTTAGCTCTAACAAATCAATGTTTCCACTCTTCCAGCCGTTCGTTGTCTCAATCTCTACAAAGACCCAcgttttctttaatttttctcaTCCTAAAATAACTtggaaattcaaattaattttcgaaactttccatatttcttaattactccaaataataaataacaatattctCAGATAAATTCTGATCGAGTTCCATTCAAATGAACAGAGAAACAACGCGGTAGCCAAAATGTTAATAGCTGACTGTTTCGGCAATTAATATTTGTTCCTAAGCAAATTACCCCGTTACGTTGTTTGCGTTTATCGAAGAGggaatacaggaagttttgtGCTGAGAATAAGCGCGGAACGAGATCATGAGCAAACCTACGGTCGGTTTGCGTTGCTTGCTATCGGGGAAAATTCAGTTCCCTCGTAACAGAACCGTTATTACAACAAGTTGTATATAGTTCGAGGTTGAAACACGTCTCCGTGTGATAACAGTTCTCGTCTATGACGTTGGACCCGGAACTCGCCTACTCTGATCCCGTCCATCGTTGACCGCACCCTAACTCGTTTCTTATTCATACTTTCATACGGGGTTGAAGGTTGCATCGTCGAGCTCTTCGATGTTCTCCATCGAGTATATAAGTCAGTGTGTCAGGAGGGTTGAGCATCAGTCACCAGTCAGTTGAAGACTAAAGCAACAAACAACATGAAGTGCTTGGTAAGAATCAGTAACATCgataatttaaccctttaaccaAGTAGTAATCTCGCAATAACAGCGAAAGAGTTAAAGAAACAGGGAGCTAATCATCAAACTTAAGCCCTCAATTTTCTACTTTATATTCCCATTACAGTAGCGTTAATATTTCCTGTACTATTTTCTACAACTGTACACTTGCCAAGAGTTTCCATCACTATCTCATCTATGAAATCACATTTCATGGCTTATACGTATCGTTCATACTTCGTATATCAGTGTTGCGCCGACAGAATATTCTGGCAAGCTCAATTATTTGGCAATGATCCAACAGAACGGTTCCATAAGATTCCTATCTAAAAACAGAATCAATACCGTTCAATCTGCCTAACAAACTAAATTCTACCAACGGGATGTCCGCAGGTTGTCCTCGTCGCCGTCCTGGCCATCGTCTCCGCCGCCCCCGAACGCGAACGCCGTTCCCTCGGCTGGGGACACAATGGAGCCGTAGTTCTAGGTGGTTTGGTACCTGGACTAGCTCTTGCTGGACACGTGGCTCCTTCAGCTGCAGTCATCGGGCCCGTAGCTGGATCTGCAGCCGTTGTTGGGCCTTCTGGGGGCTCCGCCGCCGTTGTTGGACCAGCTGCTGCTTCTGCTGCCGTCGTGGGACCGGCTGCTGGTAACTTGTTCATCCTATCTGCTCCTGTTctcatttctattaaaattaaaaattactgGACAAGAGTAGAATATACAGTTGAGAAGAGATGGAAGatttcaaagaaattattatcttTCACAATGATAAATGGTAAATAACTAACCGTTTGATTTTTCAGGATCCACCGTGGTGTCAGGTCCCGCGGGAGCAATCGTTGTGCCTGGCCACAATGTCCTAGGACACTGGTAGATCGCAACCACCCCGGATTCGACCCCATAGCTCAAGGCAACTCGAACCAACTCCCTCGTCAATCTACTTCGAGCGGAATCTCGTCGACTACCATTTTCGAGACTTCGATCAAAGCTGACCGTTGTTTGGAACGAAAGACCCTATAGATTCAACAATGAAATAGTTCGacctttttttctattatatacCGTAGACTCTTCGAGCGAAACTCTTTCATGAGTTTCTTCCTTTTGTAATTAGCTGTACCATTGTTACTCTTGTATCGTAATAAATGAATCTCCATCTTGTACTCCATTATGTCTGCTTTACTTTAGAATTGATCGACTTAATCTTAACAGCCAAGCTTGCTGATTGGCTTGGTTAATTCAAGTTTACAGTGaatgatcaaattattaaagcCATAATATGAAAAATGGGTTTTTCGTGTTTATGTAGAAATAGAGCCACTTTTTAAGGTTTTTATATTgtgtaacttttaattaatgattcttcactattaatatacaaaaaatacttataaaaataaacgaatacatttaaaagattatatttacaCAAGTATGTATGTTAGTATTTCGTGACGCCGCCTTTTGCTGCAATTACTGCCTcaaatcttttcattttaagcaattcattttgattgcCTTATTTCTGGCCCATACTTTTATTAGATGTTCAATCAATTGACATTCCTACAAATTTTCGATGGGGTTCAGGTCCAAAGAATTTTCAGGCGAATCAAAAtctttcacttttttcaaCTGTGTATCATAACTTTACAAGCATCAATACatcataaaaatgtaataaaaactCCGTTTAAATcggttttcatttaagaattgatcatttttatgtaaaatcatcAATTTATGCGAGTAGCTctaatttgatcacccactgtagAATCACCCATGTGGTCATAAAGGATATCGAGTTCTGCGAGGACCAGTTGTTCCAGTTTTTAACTACTTTTAGATTGTTAAACGCATTGCTGCTGTTCCCTCGCCCATAGCCGTGGCGAATGAAAGGatacatataataatgactTTGCCGCCGTTCCAGTGTTTTACTGGATCTCGGTTTGAGAGACTAGAAAATTCGACGTATGACATGTTtgagaataaaattatttattttgaagaAAAGGACATATTGTGAGAGGATCCCACGGTACCCGACTGCATACATTTGTCtatttttataagtatttttttgtagatatattaatagtggagaattattgattaaaagttaTACCAGGTAAAAATCTTAAGATTGTGGCTCTATTTCTACACAAACACGAAAAACTCATTTTTCTTACcatggctctaataatttgatcatcCACTGTAGAATAATTACTTCGCTAGAACGTTCAAACGATAAATATAGCAAGACAACCTCGTATAATCACTGTATTATTACTCAGTAATAAATTACAGGTTTTGAATACAATTAAATGTTTGaagtaaaagtaattattggACACGGTGATTTTATACagttaattaacattttagCAGGTATCGCTTTAAGAAATTGatgttgaaagaaaatttgaatttaatttcaaaagatTCTTTATCATCGCAAATGCAACGAAATTTGTAATTACCAAATGCTAATTAAATTCCATGTAGAGTGTGTCAAATCAATTGATTTCCGAATAAGCATCATCAATGTGACGTATCAGAAAGTATAATCTGTCACGTTGACATGTTTGTAATTAACTCATTAACGACAAAATTGATACGTGTacgcattgaatatattaatCATACCTAaacgttaataaataaacagcGAAGTCAGAATAATACATGTCAGTTGATCCTTTAGCTAACACGTTAACGtgtttgaaattgtaattataattgcagTTCTGAAGTAACCTATTTTCACGTCTCGTTTACAAATTGGCaatgttaattgaaaatttaattatcaaatacaataatataattccAGACTATGTATGCTGTtcgtatattatattatttttgaaattatataatgaaatttaatcttTATTTGTTTCAGAGCATACGAAATATAAAAGAGAATATCATGATTTCATATAGAAAATCGAAGGTATGAAGCAAATATAAGGTTGGTAATGGTGGATATCGAGTGACACACAATGTTTTTTGTAGGTTTCAGAGCATACGAAATATAAAAGAGAATATCATGGTTTCATATAGGAAATCGAAGATATGAAGCAAATATAAGGTAGGTAATGGTGGATATCGAATGATACACAATGTTTTTTGTAGGTTTTTAAAATAAGTTTATTAtctgataataaaaatttaaattacacaaGGGATGAGGGAAAGAGTAGAATTTTCCATCGTGCCAATTACAAGGTATCCATCGTAATTGCGACCGAAAACAAAAAGGGAGTGCGACCAATCGTCGAATTGGAATTTTGCACAATGAGATAAACTCCCATCGTCGATATTCATTGTAATACTTCAGGTCCAGTTATGCCGGGATTTAAATGGTTATTTACCATCCTTTCAGTCCCCACGCGGGAGCAAGGGCGGGTGCGGCTACAACGGCAGCTGTATTATaaacattaaatttatattaaaccGTGAGCATCGATCTCGATCGTACGATTGCACACTCGATAGATATTCAGAAGCAATGTGTAATATCGCGATCGTACAATTacattttaatgaatattcaGATTAATATGTGATAAAacttgtttaaaaaattgattactTATAAACGTCTGTTTCGAGTAATgagagaaaattttcaagttgaacgtgataatttataaaatatgaagaTACTTACGCGCCGCGAGGAGTTTAGGACCAGCGGCGATGGCAACTGGAGCCGCAGCGATTTTGGGACCGATCCATCCAGCCGATAGAGCTGGACCCCCAAGGATTCCACGGCGTTCTCGGACCTCCTGTTCGGGGTAGGCCGCGACGATGGCGACGATGGCGAAAAGGATCAACTGAAATTACAAATAGATCCATTGTTATCGTCGAATGTCAGATAATTGATAGAACTTTACTCTGTCGCATTCCTTGACACTTCAATTATCCTCTCAACtgaattaatcaattaatcatTTGCGGTCGTATTTATCAAAGGAtggaaaatagaaagaatTATCTATTTTCCTAATAGCTACTAAGAATTATATCCAGATACAGTAATTGAGAGTAAGTATACACCAGTAAAGGGTTAACAAATTAACAAGCAGAATAAtagtaaaattataataatcttAAGATACGATTAGTTGAAAATAGAGGCAATTAGATGTGGATTCGAAGGAATCCAATCTTGTCTGCACAATTGCGGAGTAGATGCTGAGATCTCGGTATAGTCTTACCAGGGATTTCATTTTGTCGGTTGTGGTAGATTGCTTGAGCTTCTTCGAACTCGAAAGTGCAAGCGACTGATGAAAATCTTAGCTTCGACTTTGTCTTTTATACTCTTATTTTCCTACCTATATACAGTAGAACAGCGTGTACGTCATCCACCCCGTAAGGACGCGTGTTTGCCGGGCGGCATGGCGGCTGCTCGCCCTGCCAGGCAATCCTCTCGCTCGTACCTTGTCGTTCCAGCGGGCGTGGTCGAGACTTGAAATCCGTAAATCAAGACAAGCGATCTAAAACGATGAACTCGTACAGAGGCAATGTTGCATCAGAAATCTCGATTGAGCGCTCCGCGGCTGGTGGTACGTACCGTTGCACACGCAACGTGGTGCGAATGTTGCAGAAGTTAAAACTGGGCCATCGGCCGCATATTAGCATATTTTACGGGCGGAAAAATATTTCCATCGATCGTTACGCGTCGACGTTACGAGGTAACACAAcggggagagaaaaaaatacgAATCGTACCGGGCAGACCCCATTGGGTCAGGATTTAGGGTACGGGCTACAAGATGCAATCCACGGCCAGTATTGCGAAACATACTTTCGATTGCTGCATTAGACGGCCTTGAATTGATTCAAACTAAAATATGTTTGATCGCGATACAGGGAGGTAGGAAATTCTGCTTTGAAAGTCCAGTTTGAAATGTTACAACACAGAAAAGCAATTACCCGTGTCCGTGCGCCTCCAATATACGATTTTTTTCGTTtgcttatttttttatttcatacgGTTCAACGTTATTTATTCCCCCGGTCGGTTTAATTGTTCGCACGCGTGAACGCGGTTGCACCATCGTTCCTTTCAATAATTGCTTTTAGGTGttcagaattttttaaagaaacctCCCTTGTTTAgttcataaattaataatagaaatCGATTGGCATCTACGGAATTAATTCACAGTGATCAACAGATATCAGACGCTATACCGTTCTGTCTCACGTTTACTTCAGTCTTTGTTCTGGCGTCCATATGGAATTCCTAGGATTGTTCGCGAAGAAAACAGGGTGCGGTGAGCTTTTTTCTTAACTCATCATCGTAATAGAGTATATAA
It encodes:
- the LOC123987672 gene encoding dirigent protein 10-like; translated protein: MKFLVVLLAIASVCAAAPSAILSPLLGGVGVVGPHVGPAVVAGPATGAVQVAGPVAGPAVVTGAVAGPSAVVGSVAGPTLVSEPGLGSVVVGNSLVSPALAAPAVLAGAAGTVVAGPATSAIVAGPVTKTAVIGASSSAVVTGGGHW
- the LOC123987655 gene encoding tetra-peptide repeat homeobox protein 1-like — protein: MCTLVAVLLAAMISAVAAAPSGLLAPGAALAGPILGPAALSGPILGPSALAGPVVGPARLSGAVDGGAVVTGAVAGPSVVSGSVSGHGGWPGLAAPGWGHAGWGAVLSGPVSPAAALAGPITAPALIAGPSGSIAAGAAGVGGIVRAHGHW
- the LOC114876735 gene encoding uncharacterized protein LOC114876735, whose amino-acid sequence is MKCLVVLVAVLAIVSAAPERERRSLGWGHNGAVVLGGLVPGLALAGHVAPSAAVIGPVAGSAAVVGPSGGSAAVVGPAAASAAVVGPAAGSTVVSGPAGAIVVPGHNVLGHW